CTGGCGGCATCGACAGAATCAGCTAGCAACAATGTGGGGGCTTGCGGAGCTCTCAATTGATAAACTCTCTCAGCCACGCGGGCGATGAAGAGATTTGGTTGAAGATTCTCTGAGACGAGCGCCGCCACCCGATTTAAGGGGGGCCAGAAATTGTCGCTATAGCTGCCCACTTCCAAGGTGATGGCAAAGTTTTTGTTTTTCGCGGTCTGCTCGGCGTACCCCCAGTCGTCGCTATCACCGTTGACGAGGTAGAGCGACCAGGACGGTCCCGGGTCGTAACTGTTATAGGCGGCGATGGAGTCTCCCATCTGGGCAAAAATGTCGTTGTCGGGCGTAACGGAACGAACATAGCCCCAGGGCCAGAGAACCAGATTGGAGTAGGAATGATAATAGACCGTAATCAGGAAATTGTGCGCGATGATAAAATCGCGGATATTTTGCGTTTCCGGCTCCGAGAAAGGTCCCGTGCCGCGATAGGTGTTTTGACTGCCATCCGGAGAGGAGCCGATATCGTCATATCCCCAGGCGTGACCGAAATTGCGATTCAAATCAACGCCGAAGGAGCCATCGCCGTTGTCGCGACGATTTTTGCGCCATAATCCTTGCCCGGAGGGGGCGATGACCTCGTTATGGTAATAGCCATCGGGATTGACCACCGGTACGAACCACATTTCACGATTGTCCACCAGATACGTGACCTGCGGGTCGACACCGTAATTACCCAGAAGAAAATCCATATAATAGAAGAGAACTTCCGGCGTTATTACTTCGCGGGCATGAATGGCGGCGGTATATAAAATCTCTATTTCATCTTCATCGACATTGGGATTGTCGGAGATTTTCACGGCCCAGGTGGGGCGTCCCTCGATGGTCTGACCAATGCTGACCTTTTCAGAAACCAGTTCCGGGTAGAATATAATCAGCAGGTCGATATAATCATTTATTTCGCTAAGAGTCTTGTAACCGCCCATATCTTTAGCGGCGAGTCGCGCCAGGCCGAATGCCTCAAAGTCGGCGATTACCACCTCCGTCCGGTAACCGAGCGCCTGGAGTTGCGCCAGTTCGGTGGAATCGGTCAGGATTTCAATGTAGTTTTTCTCTTCCCAGACCTGGTCCAGATGAAGCGAACGAAGTTGCAGGTATTGCGCCTTGGTATCGATATAGATACGGACCTGCATATTGGGCATATCGACGGCGGAGACATCACTCCAGCCGACAGCAAAAAGGACTAAAAGGGAGGCGATTAAGCAGCGAGAACTCATGCGGTGCTCCTGAAAGGCGTGAAATTTCTTGACATAATATAGATAAGGAATCGGCTTTTCAAAGCGGAAATTCAGACAAAAATAAGACCCGCAGATTTTGAAACTGCGGGTCATTCTTCTGCGGAAGGGGGGATTTGAATCCGTCATCCGCCGATGACCCGCAATAACTTAATCAGACAA
This Candidatus Zixiibacteriota bacterium DNA region includes the following protein-coding sequences:
- a CDS encoding M14 family zinc carboxypeptidase, whose protein sequence is MSSRCLIASLLVLFAVGWSDVSAVDMPNMQVRIYIDTKAQYLQLRSLHLDQVWEEKNYIEILTDSTELAQLQALGYRTEVVIADFEAFGLARLAAKDMGGYKTLSEINDYIDLLIIFYPELVSEKVSIGQTIEGRPTWAVKISDNPNVDEDEIEILYTAAIHAREVITPEVLFYYMDFLLGNYGVDPQVTYLVDNREMWFVPVVNPDGYYHNEVIAPSGQGLWRKNRRDNGDGSFGVDLNRNFGHAWGYDDIGSSPDGSQNTYRGTGPFSEPETQNIRDFIIAHNFLITVYYHSYSNLVLWPWGYVRSVTPDNDIFAQMGDSIAAYNSYDPGPSWSLYLVNGDSDDWGYAEQTAKNKNFAITLEVGSYSDNFWPPLNRVAALVSENLQPNLFIARVAERVYQLRAPQAPTLLLADSVDAASYSVDWSHHDTLNPAVQYELMELQNKGRVIDSAKNWNNWLNNGFVFSSTRYHSSNSSYYSGAQSSSVKYFTAQNPILVLPNDTLRFWTFYDIETDFDYGYVEVSLDGISFQPIPGNITTTNDPNGNNRGHGITGASVGWIEASFDLSAFAGNNIFLRFTYETDAYVLEEGMYID